A segment of the Methanomassiliicoccaceae archaeon DOK genome:
CCGATAGCCGCGAACGGTCCGGGGTGGCGATTACTCACATTCATGGAGGACGTGTAGAAGTCCAATTTTTATATTGATTTCGTCCGTGGGGGTAATGTGGCTCTTGCCATCGGAGTGTGGATTTGGTGAAGAACCTGTTCTTCGTGGGAACCGCGGGCAGCGGTAAGAGCACCCTGGTGGGTGCGTACAGGGATTGGCTCGACGACGCGGGAGTCGACTCCATCGTGATCAACATGGATCCGGGCGCGGACTCGGTCCCCTACGAGCCGGATGTGGACATCCGCGAGTGGATCTCGCTTGACGAGGTCATGCAGGAGTACTCCCTCGGGCCCAACGGCGCCCAGATCGTCGCCGCGGACCTGATGGCCGTGAACATCCGCAAGATGATGGACGTCGTCAACACCTACAAGACGGACTACGCCCTCATCGACACGCCCGGGCAGCTAGAGCTCTTCGCCTTCAGGGAGTCCTCCGAGGTGACGGTCAAGGCCTTCGGGAGGGACGACTCGATGATCGTCTACCTGTCCGACCCCTCGCTCTGCAGGTCCCCCAACGGATTCATCTCG
Coding sequences within it:
- a CDS encoding GTPase is translated as MKNLFFVGTAGSGKSTLVGAYRDWLDDAGVDSIVINMDPGADSVPYEPDVDIREWISLDEVMQEYSLGPNGAQIVAADLMAVNIRKMMDVVNTYKTDYALIDTPGQLELFAFRESSEVTVKAFGRDDSMIVYLSDPSLCRSPNGFISAMTLGALVQFRLQLPMLNLLSKCDTLSEDDEQRMLDWYSVPDVLYGDLLDSDSIPQTVVGMELFKAMENTGVFGEIRAVSAQDFIGLEEIYAASQLTFFGGEDNERE